A portion of the Halobacillus ihumii genome contains these proteins:
- a CDS encoding glutamate-5-semialdehyde dehydrogenase: protein MTLIKSNVNVEEQAMEAKKASKKLMVLSAEEKNAALLHLADVLEREYETILTANEKDLANGREKGFSDAFMDRLSLSKERVKDFAEGLREVAKLDDPTGNILSDWKLENGLQVEKVTVPLGVIGMIYEARPNVTVDATGLALKSGNAIILKGGSSAINSNQAIVDVIHKGLSETKIPKETVQFIASTDRAATNQLFTMKEHVDVLIPRGGGKLIQAVVENATVPVLETGVGNCHIYIDKEANVEKAINILVNAKTDRPAVCNAAETVIVHKDWLAQNSEALVDAFQQNGISVHGDEHVMSVIPGAVLAGEEDWANEYLSTDIAVKSVNDLTEAIAHIETYGTKHSEAIVTEDNKVAQTFLSLVDAAALYHNASTRFTDGGALGFGAEIGISTQKLHARGPMGLPALTTVKFLMKGDGQIR from the coding sequence ATGACACTAATAAAAAGTAATGTGAACGTTGAGGAACAAGCAATGGAGGCCAAAAAAGCTTCTAAAAAGTTAATGGTACTTTCCGCGGAAGAGAAAAATGCAGCACTCCTCCACCTGGCAGATGTGTTGGAAAGAGAATACGAAACGATCTTGACAGCCAATGAAAAGGATCTTGCGAACGGCCGTGAGAAAGGATTTTCAGATGCTTTTATGGATCGCTTGTCTTTATCAAAAGAGCGGGTCAAGGATTTTGCTGAAGGATTGCGTGAAGTAGCTAAGCTTGATGATCCAACGGGTAACATTCTTTCGGATTGGAAACTCGAAAATGGTCTCCAAGTTGAAAAAGTGACTGTACCTCTTGGTGTTATCGGCATGATCTATGAAGCACGCCCGAATGTAACGGTTGATGCAACTGGGCTTGCACTTAAGTCCGGCAATGCTATTATTCTTAAAGGCGGATCTTCGGCCATCAATTCTAACCAGGCGATTGTAGACGTTATTCATAAGGGACTTTCTGAGACGAAGATTCCTAAAGAAACTGTGCAATTCATTGCCAGTACAGACCGTGCCGCAACTAATCAGCTCTTTACGATGAAGGAACACGTCGATGTATTAATCCCGCGTGGCGGCGGCAAGCTGATTCAAGCTGTGGTTGAAAATGCTACTGTTCCGGTTCTTGAAACCGGGGTCGGCAATTGCCATATTTATATCGATAAGGAAGCTAATGTTGAAAAAGCGATCAACATTTTAGTGAATGCCAAAACGGATCGCCCTGCAGTATGTAATGCAGCCGAAACGGTTATCGTTCATAAAGACTGGCTTGCACAAAATAGCGAAGCTCTTGTGGATGCCTTCCAACAGAACGGCATTTCCGTTCATGGGGATGAGCACGTGATGAGCGTTATTCCAGGAGCTGTACTTGCAGGCGAGGAAGACTGGGCTAACGAATATCTCAGCACAGATATCGCTGTGAAATCAGTTAATGATCTTACTGAGGCAATCGCCCATATCGAGACTTATGGAACGAAGCATTCAGAAGCAATTGTAACCGAAGATAACAAAGTGGCTCAAACCTTCTTAAGCCTTGTTGATGCAGCGGCCTTATATCACAATGCATCAACACGTTTCACAGATGGCGGTGCTTTAGGATTTGGAGCAGAAATCGGTATTTCAACTCAAAAATTGCATGCTCGTGGTCCAATGGGATTACCGGCACTGACAACCGTTAAATTCCTAATGAAAGGCGACGGCCAAATTCGATAA
- a CDS encoding nuclease-related domain-containing protein, with product MKNRTKTMTHTQLETLLNRLHLNHYKRSDVQEQYVRQKAGHYGESTADHYLQYLPQEHYLTIQDLRLFDGIHYFQIDAMVLCPEFILILEVKNYKGKLIFDLEHQQLFRKYNDQIDTFPDPFLQVEHQAMQLQRWLAQFNFPEIPIRSFIVVASPNTVIKTHGRDRQQFNKRIVRAKNIYHSVNKLHANFEKSILKMEQVKDLGNCLQKGNTPYRGRAILERFDLSVGPGHGCTMREMSSISNGPET from the coding sequence TTGAAAAATCGAACCAAGACTATGACTCACACCCAATTGGAAACCTTACTCAACCGCCTGCACCTAAATCATTATAAACGAAGCGATGTCCAAGAACAGTATGTCAGACAGAAGGCCGGCCACTATGGAGAGTCCACCGCCGACCATTACCTTCAATATTTGCCTCAAGAACATTATCTCACCATTCAAGACCTCCGACTCTTCGATGGGATCCATTATTTCCAAATCGACGCAATGGTCCTTTGCCCGGAATTCATCTTGATTCTGGAAGTGAAAAACTACAAAGGAAAGCTTATCTTTGACCTCGAACATCAGCAGCTTTTTCGCAAGTATAACGACCAAATAGATACCTTCCCTGATCCTTTTTTACAAGTCGAACATCAGGCGATGCAGCTTCAGCGCTGGCTGGCTCAGTTTAACTTCCCTGAAATCCCTATTCGTTCTTTCATTGTGGTGGCAAGTCCGAATACTGTTATCAAAACTCACGGTCGTGACCGCCAACAATTTAACAAAAGAATCGTTCGCGCCAAGAATATTTACCATTCAGTAAATAAGCTCCACGCTAATTTTGAGAAGAGCATTTTGAAAATGGAACAAGTTAAGGATCTGGGAAATTGTCTGCAAAAAGGAAATACACCCTATCGAGGCAGAGCCATTTTAGAAAGATTTGATCTTTCTGTCGGACCTGGTCATGGGTGTACAATGCGCGAAATGTCTTCAATATCCAATGGTCCGGAAACGTGA
- a CDS encoding acyl-CoA thioesterase has translation MHKIEVGVRFCETDLLGHVNNNNFFVYLEDARIRFFEDLELVKEDWNFILASIKCDFLKQVYFKQKLVIKSGVAKIGNSSFHLDQEIYEKESGEIVAKGSSVIVQFDFELQQSAPLSEDMKKQLEAYQMAAK, from the coding sequence ATGCATAAAATAGAAGTAGGAGTACGGTTTTGCGAAACAGATCTACTAGGACACGTCAATAATAATAACTTTTTTGTTTATTTAGAGGATGCTAGAATACGTTTTTTTGAAGATTTAGAGTTAGTAAAAGAAGATTGGAATTTTATTCTTGCTTCTATTAAATGCGACTTTTTAAAGCAGGTCTATTTTAAACAAAAGCTGGTCATTAAAAGTGGAGTAGCTAAAATTGGTAATTCAAGTTTTCATTTGGATCAGGAAATATATGAGAAAGAATCAGGAGAGATTGTCGCGAAGGGGTCAAGTGTAATTGTACAATTTGACTTTGAATTGCAGCAAAGTGCTCCGTTATCGGAAGACATGAAGAAACAGTTGGAAGCATATCAAATGGCAGCAAAATAG
- a CDS encoding 3-hydroxyacyl-CoA dehydrogenase family protein, with product MTIEQVAVIGAGSMGHQIAMLSALAGLQTNVQDMSLDSLDEAKTKLTKIMDKWVRKQKITAEARDDAFGRLMFTTDLREAASDADFVIEAVVEKLEVKRKVFTELDEVAPKHAVFATNSSTIVSSLIADATSRPGKVCNMHFFFPPLVMDCVEVVKGDHTSDETIQLAMNVCDQMNRTAILLQKEISGFVANRILFAIQKEAMALYEEGYADFKDIDKITRKALGHPIGPFELMDLSGIDVGYYVMQQRYAESGDPNDQPSRTLIEKVEAGEFGRKTGKGFYTYSHKVNN from the coding sequence ATGACGATTGAACAGGTAGCAGTAATTGGAGCGGGTTCAATGGGTCACCAAATTGCAATGCTCAGTGCACTCGCAGGCTTACAAACGAATGTACAAGATATGAGTCTGGATTCACTTGACGAGGCGAAAACAAAATTAACGAAGATTATGGACAAGTGGGTGCGCAAACAGAAGATTACCGCAGAAGCGCGTGATGATGCGTTTGGGCGTCTTATGTTTACTACGGACTTACGAGAAGCGGCAAGTGATGCAGACTTTGTTATTGAGGCCGTTGTAGAGAAACTTGAGGTGAAGCGTAAAGTCTTTACAGAGTTAGATGAAGTTGCTCCAAAGCATGCGGTGTTTGCGACTAATTCGTCTACGATCGTAAGCTCATTAATTGCTGATGCGACATCGAGGCCGGGGAAAGTGTGCAATATGCATTTCTTCTTCCCGCCGCTCGTCATGGATTGTGTAGAAGTCGTCAAGGGCGACCATACATCAGACGAAACGATCCAACTTGCAATGAATGTCTGTGACCAGATGAATCGTACGGCCATCCTTTTGCAAAAAGAGATTTCCGGTTTTGTTGCGAATCGGATTCTGTTTGCCATCCAGAAGGAAGCAATGGCCTTGTACGAAGAAGGATATGCTGACTTCAAGGATATAGACAAAATTACTCGTAAGGCGTTAGGTCATCCCATCGGCCCGTTTGAACTGATGGATCTCTCAGGAATCGATGTTGGATATTACGTTATGCAGCAGCGGTATGCAGAATCCGGTGATCCAAATGATCAACCATCAAGGACTCTTATTGAAAAAGTAGAAGCTGGTGAATTTGGCCGGAAAACGGGTAAAGGTTTCTATACTTATAGTCATAAAGTGAACAACTAG
- the thpD gene encoding ectoine hydroxylase, whose product MKDLYPSRLNNKPEILERKDPVIHTDRSKDNQAPITREQLDFYEENGFLQIENFFSEQEVSQMQKGIFELQDSSENITSDKVVREPQSDEIRSIFHVHQDDDYFKKVANDQRLLDIVNHLLGSDVYIHQSRINYKPGFTGKEFDWHSDFETWHVEDGMPRMRAVSLSIALSDNYTFNGPLMLIPGSHNYYVSCVGETPDNNYKESLQKQKLGVPDHDNLSMLAEQGGGISVPTGKAGSITLFESNTMHGSNGNITPYSRNNLFMVYNSVENQLVEPYSGGKKRPEFIAVRDGAPTLTESK is encoded by the coding sequence ATGAAAGATTTATACCCTTCTAGACTGAATAATAAGCCGGAGATTTTGGAGCGGAAAGACCCTGTGATTCACACGGATCGCTCAAAAGACAATCAAGCACCTATTACCAGGGAACAGCTTGATTTTTATGAAGAAAATGGTTTTTTACAGATCGAAAATTTCTTCTCTGAGCAAGAAGTTTCTCAAATGCAAAAAGGCATTTTTGAACTGCAGGATTCCAGTGAAAACATTACTTCTGACAAAGTAGTTCGTGAGCCGCAAAGTGACGAAATCAGGTCCATTTTCCATGTGCATCAGGATGACGACTATTTTAAAAAAGTGGCCAATGATCAGCGTTTACTTGATATCGTCAACCATCTCCTTGGGAGTGACGTCTATATCCACCAGTCTCGTATTAATTACAAACCTGGTTTTACTGGAAAAGAATTTGACTGGCATTCTGATTTTGAAACATGGCATGTGGAAGATGGCATGCCGAGGATGAGAGCGGTTAGTCTGTCTATCGCCTTATCTGATAATTACACGTTTAACGGGCCATTGATGCTTATACCTGGGTCCCATAACTACTATGTCAGTTGTGTAGGGGAAACGCCTGATAATAACTATAAAGAGTCATTGCAGAAGCAGAAGCTTGGAGTCCCGGATCATGATAATTTAAGCATGCTGGCTGAGCAAGGCGGCGGCATTTCTGTGCCGACTGGAAAAGCTGGATCGATTACTTTATTCGAAAGTAATACCATGCATGGGTCAAACGGCAATATTACACCGTACAGCCGTAACAATCTGTTCATGGTTTATAATAGTGTGGAAAATCAGCTGGTGGAGCCTTATTCAGGAGGGAAAAAACGTCCTGAATTTATCGCTGTACGAGACGGTGCTCCAACATTAACGGAGAGTAAGTAA
- a CDS encoding OsmC family protein, whose protein sequence is MIGTLSGALEARSIPTYPDKLKADAEGTIEAPEGVMKITHIQIHFHVEIPTGKRTEAERALNVFERNCPVAQTLKGSVQIDYDWEIEEQDA, encoded by the coding sequence ATGATCGGGACACTTTCTGGCGCGCTGGAGGCGCGCAGCATACCAACGTATCCTGATAAACTGAAAGCAGATGCTGAGGGCACCATTGAGGCTCCTGAAGGTGTCATGAAAATTACACACATTCAAATTCATTTTCACGTAGAGATCCCAACAGGCAAACGGACTGAAGCCGAACGCGCCCTAAACGTGTTTGAACGTAACTGTCCAGTAGCGCAAACATTAAAGGGCAGTGTCCAAATTGATTATGATTGGGAGATCGAAGAACAAGATGCTTAA
- a CDS encoding GNAT family N-acetyltransferase → MLKSERLIFRPYTRDDLDFYASLWGNPEVVRYIGKGKVKTFQEAKSSMENWLFPQYKEGIGLYAMALKSSHQLIGHAGLVNQEIDGENQLEIGYWLHPNYWGNGFAKEASILFKNYGLYELRSDKLISLINPDHPASIFVARKTGLSYEKTVKFNEKDTLVYSIVQGQVSIKQREID, encoded by the coding sequence ATGTTGAAAAGTGAACGGCTGATCTTCAGACCCTATACGAGGGATGACCTCGACTTTTATGCTTCTTTATGGGGGAACCCTGAGGTAGTCCGCTATATCGGAAAGGGAAAAGTAAAAACCTTTCAAGAAGCCAAAAGCAGTATGGAAAATTGGCTTTTCCCACAGTACAAGGAAGGGATAGGCTTGTACGCAATGGCTCTTAAGTCGAGCCATCAATTAATAGGCCATGCAGGATTAGTAAATCAAGAGATAGACGGGGAAAATCAACTGGAAATCGGCTATTGGCTGCACCCAAACTATTGGGGCAATGGCTTTGCCAAGGAGGCTTCGATCCTGTTTAAAAACTATGGGTTGTATGAGCTTCGCTCTGACAAGTTAATTTCTTTGATTAACCCTGATCACCCTGCTTCCATTTTTGTTGCACGAAAAACAGGTCTTTCTTATGAAAAAACTGTTAAATTTAATGAGAAGGACACACTGGTTTACTCCATTGTACAAGGTCAGGTAAGCATAAAGCAGCGTGAAATCGATTGA
- a CDS encoding phosphotransferase family protein — protein MAYTVDTQKVRKGEEIDEQGIETFLREKLPGLPDEKLEVRQFGAGHSNLTYELTIGDWEAVLRRPPMGPVAPKAHDMEREYLVLQAIHPVFPLAPKPFAFESGELLGRPFFVMERRHGLVFDTEFPKGMQPTPEFGRKLSETMVDRLVELHSIDYKATKLKDMVKPEGFMERQIHGWIKRYEKARTDDVVSGERLMKWLVAHIPDSHEASIIHYDYKLNNALFDEDANMVGLFDWEMTTVGDPLADLGAAMSYWIEAEDPELLKTGLGKSPLTVNEGFYTRDEFIARYAEKSGRNLRNINVYVTFAYFKLAGIIQQIYFRYKKGQTDDPRFSRMNVFVNNLIKHAEETAGL, from the coding sequence TTGGCCTATACAGTTGATACCCAGAAAGTTCGTAAAGGTGAAGAAATTGATGAACAGGGGATAGAGACCTTTTTGCGTGAAAAACTTCCTGGCCTTCCAGATGAAAAATTAGAAGTGCGACAATTTGGGGCAGGTCATTCGAATTTGACGTATGAACTTACAATAGGCGATTGGGAGGCCGTGTTACGCCGACCGCCTATGGGGCCAGTTGCCCCCAAGGCCCATGATATGGAGCGTGAGTACCTTGTGTTACAAGCTATTCATCCGGTTTTTCCTCTGGCACCAAAGCCGTTTGCTTTTGAGTCAGGGGAACTCTTAGGGCGGCCCTTTTTTGTGATGGAGCGTCGACATGGACTTGTTTTTGACACAGAATTTCCCAAAGGGATGCAGCCCACTCCCGAGTTCGGCCGTAAACTCTCTGAGACTATGGTGGATCGATTAGTGGAACTTCATTCAATCGATTACAAAGCTACTAAACTAAAGGATATGGTGAAGCCTGAGGGATTTATGGAACGTCAGATCCACGGTTGGATTAAGCGGTATGAGAAGGCGAGAACTGATGATGTTGTGTCAGGTGAACGGTTAATGAAATGGCTGGTGGCACATATTCCAGATTCACACGAGGCCTCCATTATTCATTACGATTATAAATTAAATAATGCATTGTTTGATGAGGATGCAAATATGGTAGGGTTATTCGATTGGGAAATGACCACTGTCGGCGACCCGCTTGCGGATCTTGGGGCAGCGATGAGTTACTGGATTGAAGCGGAGGACCCAGAACTTTTAAAAACGGGTCTTGGCAAGTCGCCGCTTACAGTGAACGAAGGCTTTTACACCCGCGATGAATTTATTGCCAGATATGCAGAGAAGAGCGGACGTAACTTACGAAATATCAATGTATATGTTACATTTGCCTACTTTAAACTGGCTGGAATCATTCAACAAATTTATTTTCGCTATAAGAAAGGTCAAACCGATGACCCAAGGTTTTCCCGTATGAACGTATTTGTGAATAACTTGATTAAACACGCAGAAGAAACGGCCGGGTTGTGA
- a CDS encoding catalase translates to MSEKNDRKRMTTNQGVPISDNQNSKTAGRNGPILMEDYQMIEKIAHFDRERIPERVVHARGAGAHGVFVTKNSMKKYTTADFLQEEGKETPVFTRFSTVIHGKHSPETARDPRGFSVKFYTDEGNYDFVGNTLPIFFIRDAIKFPDVIHSLKPNPVTNVQDPARYWDFMSLSPESTNMMIHLFTDEGIPATYRNMRGSSVHSFKWYNEHGETFYIKLRWVTKQGIKNLTPDAAQEVQGKDFNHATVDLYNAIESGDYPEWDLYVQVLRPDELDDFDFNPLDATKDWLEEDVPWELVGTMTLNKNVDNFFEETEQVGFNPGVLVPGMMPSEDQLLQGRLFSYSDTQRHRVGPNYLQLPINRPKKGVSNNQQEGFMAQNTGISHTNYEPNSHEGEPKPIDGYEEPAQPLSGEIERSIIDKPNYYGQAGRIYRSYDQDKKDALIRNLLGDFDQIKDRNIVGRAIANFYHADESLGKTLAEKSKIDLDEYVGRTV, encoded by the coding sequence ATGTCTGAAAAAAATGATCGTAAACGCATGACGACGAATCAAGGTGTGCCGATTTCTGACAACCAAAATTCCAAAACAGCAGGTAGAAATGGTCCTATACTTATGGAAGATTATCAAATGATTGAGAAGATCGCTCATTTTGATCGTGAGCGTATACCAGAGCGTGTCGTTCACGCTCGAGGAGCAGGGGCACACGGTGTTTTTGTTACTAAGAACAGTATGAAAAAATATACAACAGCCGATTTCTTGCAGGAAGAAGGAAAAGAAACTCCTGTCTTCACTCGTTTTTCAACCGTTATACACGGAAAACACTCACCAGAAACAGCACGAGATCCGCGCGGTTTCTCAGTTAAATTTTATACGGATGAAGGAAATTATGACTTTGTAGGCAACACATTGCCAATCTTTTTTATTCGGGATGCTATTAAATTCCCTGATGTTATTCATTCTCTGAAGCCGAATCCTGTGACAAATGTTCAAGACCCGGCTCGTTACTGGGACTTTATGTCCCTGTCTCCAGAATCAACGAACATGATGATTCACTTGTTTACAGATGAAGGAATTCCAGCAACCTATCGCAATATGCGCGGTTCCAGTGTACATTCGTTTAAATGGTACAATGAACACGGTGAAACGTTCTATATTAAGCTTCGCTGGGTGACGAAGCAGGGAATTAAAAATTTAACCCCTGATGCGGCTCAGGAAGTTCAAGGGAAAGACTTCAACCATGCAACTGTAGATTTATATAATGCGATTGAGTCTGGGGATTACCCTGAGTGGGATCTGTATGTGCAGGTGCTTCGTCCAGATGAATTGGATGACTTTGACTTTAATCCTTTAGATGCCACCAAAGATTGGTTAGAAGAGGACGTGCCATGGGAGCTTGTCGGAACCATGACTTTAAACAAAAACGTGGATAACTTTTTTGAAGAAACAGAACAAGTCGGCTTTAATCCAGGCGTGCTCGTCCCCGGAATGATGCCATCTGAGGACCAGCTGCTTCAAGGTCGTTTATTCTCTTATTCAGATACACAGCGTCACCGCGTTGGACCAAATTATTTACAGCTGCCTATTAATCGACCGAAAAAGGGTGTAAGTAACAATCAGCAAGAAGGGTTCATGGCTCAAAACACAGGTATCAGCCATACCAATTATGAACCGAACAGCCACGAAGGTGAGCCAAAGCCAATTGATGGTTATGAAGAACCTGCTCAGCCGTTAAGTGGAGAAATTGAACGTTCCATCATTGATAAACCAAATTATTATGGTCAAGCTGGTCGAATTTACCGAAGTTATGATCAGGATAAGAAAGATGCGTTAATCCGGAACTTACTTGGCGACTTCGATCAAATTAAGGATCGTAATATTGTAGGACGGGCGATTGCTAACTTTTACCATGCTGATGAGTCTCTTGGCAAAACTTTAGCAGAAAAATCTAAGATCGATCTAGATGAGTATGTAGGTCGAACTGTATAA
- a CDS encoding aminoglycoside 6-adenylyltransferase yields MRQDEAVKLVTESLEKDERVRAVFLKGSMGRGESDEHSDVDLYCLVDERDEKAFLQDRVQHLEKYREILICDDIFIIAPQIITVYDNLLHMDLFTVTEKTLSHKDYFKVLYDPEGVMEKFRPTQHLRLSEQEFVDAVDDAVFFLLQYKKSADRGNDLWCVKVLNDVMVNVARILLHHYCPDRAQLGLKTVERSLPEEWIMKLQDVYQHITVSDHISAATQAAKMLAHEFKWISGELTAVKYADTVAFLERMIKETLRSTSKVI; encoded by the coding sequence ATGAGACAAGATGAAGCGGTTAAGCTCGTGACAGAGAGTTTAGAGAAGGATGAACGAGTCAGAGCAGTTTTCTTAAAAGGATCGATGGGGCGGGGGGAGAGTGATGAGCATTCTGATGTAGATTTGTATTGTTTGGTAGACGAACGAGACGAAAAAGCTTTTTTGCAGGACCGAGTGCAGCACTTAGAGAAGTACCGGGAGATTCTCATTTGCGATGATATCTTCATTATAGCTCCGCAAATCATTACCGTATACGATAACCTGCTGCATATGGATTTATTTACTGTGACGGAGAAAACACTTTCACATAAAGATTATTTCAAAGTGTTGTATGATCCGGAGGGAGTAATGGAGAAATTCCGTCCAACTCAGCATTTGCGTTTGTCGGAACAGGAATTTGTAGATGCGGTGGATGATGCTGTGTTTTTCCTGCTTCAATATAAAAAATCAGCTGACCGGGGAAACGATCTTTGGTGTGTGAAGGTGCTCAATGATGTCATGGTAAATGTGGCGAGAATTCTGCTTCATCATTACTGTCCTGATCGTGCTCAACTCGGCTTAAAAACGGTTGAACGGTCGCTTCCAGAAGAATGGATAATGAAGCTTCAGGATGTGTACCAGCATATTACGGTAAGCGATCATATCTCGGCTGCCACTCAGGCTGCCAAGATGCTGGCTCATGAGTTTAAATGGATCTCTGGTGAGTTAACGGCAGTTAAATATGCAGACACCGTCGCTTTTTTAGAAAGGATGATAAAAGAAACTCTTAGAAGTACATCGAAGGTAATATGA
- a CDS encoding 2-phosphosulfolactate phosphatase yields MSDIQVIFKKEDIQPDLMKDKVAVVFDVLFATSTITAALADGASSVIAVYDQAQAREKAKSLHEPYVLAGEDKGSTIEGFEHPLRSHLQPLVAGKHVVLSTTNGTVALNRSSQADALYASSLLNNPAMACHLAAKHPNDTIVLVCSGTSGHYTMEDFYGAGSLVSFLMKEGDFNLSDAARTALHFYQGSGHSAFNLLRSSRIGKLLVGMGMDEKEIEFAAQEGLFETIAKYEPESGLIKLYSNKHDH; encoded by the coding sequence ATGAGTGACATTCAAGTCATTTTTAAAAAAGAGGATATTCAGCCCGACTTAATGAAGGATAAAGTCGCAGTTGTGTTTGATGTATTATTTGCCACATCAACTATTACAGCTGCACTTGCTGACGGAGCGTCTTCAGTTATTGCCGTATACGATCAGGCACAAGCCCGTGAAAAAGCAAAATCACTCCATGAACCTTATGTGTTAGCTGGGGAAGACAAAGGCAGCACAATTGAAGGCTTTGAGCACCCATTACGGAGCCACTTGCAGCCACTTGTGGCTGGGAAGCATGTAGTGTTGTCGACAACGAATGGGACTGTGGCATTAAATCGCTCCAGCCAGGCTGATGCTTTATATGCTTCTTCCTTATTAAATAACCCAGCAATGGCCTGCCATTTAGCTGCCAAGCATCCGAACGACACGATCGTCCTCGTTTGTTCAGGGACGAGCGGTCATTATACAATGGAGGACTTTTATGGCGCAGGCAGTCTAGTATCTTTCCTAATGAAAGAGGGAGATTTTAATCTTTCTGATGCAGCACGGACTGCTCTGCATTTTTATCAAGGAAGCGGGCACAGTGCCTTTAATCTCCTGCGCTCCTCTAGGATTGGTAAATTACTTGTGGGAATGGGCATGGACGAAAAAGAAATTGAATTTGCAGCACAGGAAGGACTTTTTGAAACGATCGCTAAATATGAGCCGGAGAGTGGTTTAATAAAATTGTATTCGAATAAACACGATCACTGA
- a CDS encoding DUF1540 domain-containing protein — protein MAQDVLCEVNNCKYWGSGNKCNADSIYVVSHKGKHAHHSEETDCKTFKPTS, from the coding sequence ATGGCACAAGATGTTCTTTGTGAAGTAAATAACTGTAAGTATTGGGGTTCAGGCAACAAATGTAATGCAGACTCTATTTATGTAGTCAGTCACAAGGGTAAACATGCCCATCATAGTGAAGAAACAGATTGTAAAACATTTAAGCCAACCTCTTAA
- a CDS encoding MFS transporter — MGQTENMTGQSGYTSKDKPFWMAIVALTVASFMTFSNIYMVQPILPQFAREFGVTPTVSSLMLSLTIFSLILGLLFFGLMSDRWGRVALMKGTILLSIIPLFIIPFLESFTNILVLRFIQGFFAAGLPAAAIAYIGEEFEQRSVRIGISFYIASNAVGGMFGRVFVGYLTEQMSWQTAIWLLFGIETVFFLLFVFLLPKSQNFVASNLSVKKDLAMMFVHLKNKNLIPAFYMGIVIQLAFTGVWTYLPFYLMEAPYYLSIGTITLAYFAYGMGLVGSPLASKLSLTFDLSKIIIISSTVMLTGIAVTTLPMAPLVYTGLILMCLGFFVIHSMMAWLVNQQATHHKGGASSLYLVSYYVGVSGGGTITGFLWSRWGWAGVISLAVLVIPGVLWGKRTYLRPAST; from the coding sequence ATGGGCCAAACGGAAAATATGACAGGCCAATCAGGATATACATCAAAAGACAAACCTTTTTGGATGGCCATTGTGGCGTTGACAGTCGCCTCGTTTATGACCTTTTCAAATATTTATATGGTGCAGCCGATTCTGCCCCAGTTTGCACGCGAGTTCGGAGTGACCCCGACGGTATCTAGTTTAATGTTGTCCTTAACGATTTTCTCCCTAATTTTAGGGTTGTTATTTTTCGGACTGATGTCAGATAGATGGGGAAGAGTCGCCTTAATGAAAGGAACAATTCTGCTCTCTATCATTCCATTATTTATTATTCCCTTTCTAGAGTCCTTTACGAATATATTGGTGCTAAGGTTTATTCAGGGATTTTTTGCAGCTGGGCTGCCTGCTGCAGCCATTGCTTATATTGGAGAGGAATTTGAACAGCGCAGCGTACGGATTGGCATCTCTTTTTACATAGCCAGTAATGCTGTTGGTGGTATGTTTGGCAGGGTTTTCGTTGGTTACCTGACTGAGCAAATGTCCTGGCAGACCGCGATTTGGTTGCTATTTGGGATCGAAACAGTTTTCTTCCTATTATTTGTTTTCTTGCTTCCTAAATCTCAAAACTTTGTGGCAAGTAACCTTTCAGTAAAAAAAGACTTGGCTATGATGTTTGTCCATTTGAAAAATAAAAATCTCATTCCAGCTTTTTATATGGGGATTGTGATTCAACTGGCATTTACAGGAGTTTGGACTTATTTGCCCTTCTATTTAATGGAGGCTCCTTATTATTTATCGATTGGAACGATTACGTTAGCTTATTTTGCCTATGGCATGGGATTGGTCGGTTCACCACTTGCCAGTAAGCTGTCTCTTACATTTGATTTAAGCAAAATTATCATAATAAGTTCAACAGTGATGCTGACAGGGATTGCTGTCACGACATTACCAATGGCACCGCTTGTGTATACAGGCTTGATTCTTATGTGCTTAGGATTCTTTGTCATTCATTCGATGATGGCATGGCTGGTCAATCAACAAGCCACCCATCACAAGGGAGGGGCTTCAAGTCTCTATCTTGTCAGTTATTACGTAGGTGTATCCGGTGGTGGTACGATCACAGGTTTCTTATGGAGCAGGTGGGGCTGGGCAGGCGTTATTTCGCTTGCTGTTCTTGTTATCCCTGGTGTTTTGTGGGGCAAAAGAACTTACTTGCGTCCTGCGTCAACCTAA